In Elusimicrobiota bacterium, a single genomic region encodes these proteins:
- a CDS encoding ABC transporter permease — protein sequence MNRTILAFIRKELSQSLRDPRMRLVIFVLPIIQMTVFGLAISTEIRGIRLAAVHAPADAAARQLADRFYASGWFVPAAADSQDPYRLIASGRADAVLVAPTGGLTKALGRGPAPVQLLVNAANATKARSIESYAAAVISQAAAPRRRPASAPPPGISLDVRVLYNPAMESSLFMVPGVMGLILCLVTIILTSMSLAKEKELGTFETILAAPLQTWEILLGKTIPYFLLGLADAVLILAAAVVIFSVPVQGPLWMLALATVVFVITTVGVGTLVSTISANQQQAMLGSFLFLFPAVLMSGLMFPIENMPPAIMWVAQLNPLKYFVTLMRDIMLKGGSGQVFAYNLSVLVLMAVVVGATSYRRFRQRLN from the coding sequence ATGAACCGGACCATCCTGGCCTTCATCCGCAAGGAGCTCAGCCAGAGCCTGCGCGACCCGCGCATGCGGCTGGTCATCTTCGTGCTGCCCATCATACAGATGACCGTGTTCGGCCTGGCCATCTCGACCGAGATACGCGGCATACGCCTGGCCGCGGTCCATGCGCCGGCGGACGCCGCCGCCCGGCAGCTGGCGGACCGGTTCTACGCCTCCGGCTGGTTCGTCCCCGCGGCCGCAGACAGCCAGGATCCCTACCGGCTCATCGCCTCAGGCCGAGCGGACGCGGTCCTGGTCGCTCCGACCGGCGGCCTGACCAAGGCCTTGGGACGCGGCCCCGCCCCTGTGCAGCTGCTCGTCAACGCGGCCAACGCGACGAAAGCCCGCAGCATCGAGTCCTATGCCGCGGCTGTCATCTCCCAGGCGGCAGCGCCGCGCCGCCGTCCGGCAAGCGCCCCCCCTCCCGGGATCTCGCTGGACGTGCGCGTCCTCTACAACCCGGCCATGGAATCCTCCCTCTTCATGGTTCCGGGCGTGATGGGCCTGATCCTGTGCCTGGTGACCATCATCCTGACCAGCATGTCCTTGGCCAAGGAGAAGGAGCTGGGGACCTTCGAGACCATCCTCGCGGCCCCGTTGCAGACCTGGGAGATCCTGTTGGGCAAGACCATCCCCTATTTCCTCCTGGGCCTGGCCGACGCGGTCCTGATCCTGGCCGCGGCCGTGGTCATCTTCAGCGTGCCGGTCCAGGGGCCGCTGTGGATGCTGGCCTTGGCCACGGTCGTCTTCGTCATCACCACGGTGGGCGTGGGGACATTGGTCTCGACCATATCGGCCAACCAGCAGCAGGCCATGCTGGGCAGCTTCCTCTTCCTGTTCCCGGCCGTGCTCATGTCCGGGCTCATGTTCCCCATCGAGAACATGCCGCCGGCCATCATGTGGGTGGCGCAACTCAATCCCCTCAAGTATTTCGTGACGCTCATGCGCGACATCATGCTCAAGGGCGGCAGCGGCCAAGTCTTCGCCTACAACCTGTCCGTGCTCGTCCTCATGGCCGTCGTCGTGGGCGCGACGAGCTACCGCCGATTCCGGCAAAGGCTGAATTGA
- a CDS encoding nucleotidyl transferase AbiEii/AbiGii toxin family protein has protein sequence MKSPYLEQARLMLRILPHVAKETCFALKGGSAINFFRRDMPRISVDIDLTYVPISPRDEALGGIGEALQRIKAGIGKAIPGAAIHESLSAGHLFKLVVRGDGAQVKIEPNTVIRGTIEPPVERALSAKVENKFGLAVLARIAADSDLYGGKICAALDRQHPRDLFDVKLLLAGEGLTAGIRKGFVVYLASHDRPMHELIDPSRKDMRAVYDSEFLGMTDEPVTYEELVETRERLIVRLRADLTDAERKFLVSIKEGQPDWDLMGLPGIENMPAIQWKLQNIRKMNKTKHRDQLFELKSKLGL, from the coding sequence ATGAAAAGTCCGTACCTTGAACAGGCGCGGCTGATGCTGCGCATCCTCCCGCACGTGGCCAAGGAGACATGCTTCGCGCTCAAAGGCGGCAGCGCGATCAATTTCTTCCGGCGCGACATGCCGCGGATCTCGGTGGACATCGATCTGACCTATGTGCCGATCAGCCCGCGAGATGAAGCTCTCGGCGGAATCGGGGAGGCCCTCCAGAGAATCAAAGCGGGCATCGGCAAGGCCATCCCGGGCGCCGCGATCCATGAGAGCCTGAGCGCCGGCCATTTGTTCAAGCTGGTCGTGCGGGGTGACGGCGCGCAAGTCAAGATCGAACCCAACACGGTGATCCGGGGGACCATCGAACCCCCGGTCGAGCGTGCGCTGTCGGCGAAGGTCGAGAACAAGTTCGGCCTTGCGGTTCTCGCCCGGATAGCGGCGGACTCCGACCTGTATGGGGGAAAGATTTGCGCCGCTTTGGACAGGCAGCACCCGAGGGACCTCTTCGACGTCAAGCTCCTCTTGGCCGGAGAAGGGCTCACAGCGGGAATCAGGAAGGGCTTCGTGGTCTACCTGGCGAGCCACGACCGCCCCATGCACGAGCTCATCGATCCCAGTCGCAAGGACATGAGAGCCGTCTATGATTCGGAGTTCCTTGGAATGACGGATGAGCCCGTGACGTACGAGGAGTTGGTTGAAACCCGTGAAAGGCTTATCGTCCGTTTGCGGGCCGACCTCACGGACGCGGAGAGGAAATTCCTTGTCTCGATCAAGGAAGGCCAGCCGGACTGGGATCTTATGGGTCTGCCGGGCATCGAAAACATGCCGGCCATCCAATGGAAGCTGCAGAATATCCGGAAGATGAATAAGACGAAGCACCGGGACCAACTGTTCGAACTCAAGAGCAAGTTGGGGTTATAG
- a CDS encoding zf-HC2 domain-containing protein produces MKCREMLRHLSDYLDRDLDPAICRHIDSHMKGCKPCVAFINTLRKTVGVLKRQPRAALSAGLRGRLRRRLARVG; encoded by the coding sequence ATGAAGTGCCGGGAGATGCTGAGGCACCTCTCCGACTACCTCGACCGCGACCTCGACCCCGCCATCTGTCGGCACATCGACTCGCACATGAAGGGCTGCAAGCCCTGCGTGGCCTTCATCAACACCCTGCGCAAGACCGTGGGGGTGCTCAAGCGCCAGCCCCGCGCGGCGCTCTCCGCCGGCCTGCGCGGCCGGCTGCGCAGGCGGCTCGCCCGGGTCGGCTGA
- a CDS encoding phosphoesterase — protein sequence MAKVFFTSDTHFNHANIIKYCGRPFSSAEEMDREMIARWNAVVRPEDAVYHLGDFAMGRPSDWSAIVGRLNGARKVLIIGSHDRSPQRMLEAGFSEVHQNLEWNGWLLQHKPMRTQQKLLCGHVHEKWLRLGWIINVGVDVWDFTPRTIEELAAAEQSAPEYECRHCGVKLNRLADNAAHHDGGCMPGSDSEMGGK from the coding sequence ATGGCCAAGGTCTTCTTCACCAGCGACACGCACTTCAACCACGCCAACATCATCAAGTACTGCGGGCGGCCCTTCAGTTCCGCGGAGGAGATGGACCGAGAGATGATCGCCCGATGGAACGCCGTGGTCAGGCCGGAGGACGCGGTCTATCACCTGGGCGATTTTGCCATGGGAAGGCCTTCAGACTGGTCAGCTATCGTCGGCCGACTCAACGGAGCCAGGAAGGTCCTCATAATCGGCAGCCATGATCGCAGCCCGCAGCGCATGCTCGAAGCGGGCTTCAGCGAGGTTCACCAAAATCTCGAATGGAACGGCTGGCTGCTTCAGCACAAGCCGATGCGGACTCAGCAAAAGCTCCTATGTGGACACGTCCATGAGAAGTGGCTGCGACTCGGGTGGATCATCAACGTTGGAGTGGACGTGTGGGACTTCACGCCGCGGACCATCGAGGAACTCGCTGCTGCTGAGCAGTCCGCACCGGAGTACGAATGCCGCCATTGCGGCGTGAAGCTCAACCGGCTGGCGGACAATGCCGCGCACCACGATGGGGGGTGCATGCCGGGATCGGATTCCGAGATGGGGGGGAAATAA
- a CDS encoding type IV toxin-antitoxin system AbiEi family antitoxin, whose product MTNEIIHGCLENIRHLLGKQVIAHIQPTGQRGPDVKLVLPTQPRIELVGECKTNIATRAQALNAVLQARAYAGKNAGIVILAKWIPEAVAQELREAGVDFADTLGNAYFRHPPQLLIDIRGKRPEARLAPEPGRIVEAGGLKICHLLLTQPQVLKEPLRVIAEQANVALATAHKVMRELMLARLLLPGPGRERRLGDAKELVETFVRGYALKLRPACLIGRYRHRRFQPKVILGATQQVLMNTQARWAVTGGMAAKQLTGHLEPDNVTLFVDEQAEQHLKKMEPLLPDKNGNLTLLRLFADTAIAKQAAQEFPLATPLLVYADLLNEGGPREVETARMIYDKWLGPEGNLG is encoded by the coding sequence ATGACGAACGAAATAATCCATGGGTGCCTGGAAAATATCAGACATTTGCTAGGCAAGCAGGTCATCGCCCATATCCAGCCGACTGGACAAAGGGGACCGGACGTAAAGCTGGTCCTCCCAACCCAGCCGCGGATAGAGTTGGTCGGCGAATGCAAGACGAACATCGCCACCAGGGCCCAGGCGCTCAACGCCGTGCTCCAGGCACGCGCCTATGCCGGCAAGAACGCCGGAATCGTGATTCTCGCCAAATGGATTCCGGAAGCGGTTGCCCAGGAGCTTCGGGAGGCCGGTGTCGATTTCGCAGACACGCTCGGAAATGCCTATTTCCGGCATCCTCCGCAGCTCCTTATCGATATCAGAGGCAAACGCCCGGAGGCTCGCCTTGCTCCCGAGCCGGGCAGGATCGTGGAAGCTGGCGGGCTGAAGATTTGTCACTTGCTGCTGACTCAGCCCCAGGTCCTCAAGGAGCCCCTTCGCGTCATCGCGGAGCAGGCCAATGTCGCTCTAGCTACGGCCCACAAAGTCATGCGGGAACTGATGCTTGCGCGATTGCTGCTGCCGGGGCCGGGCCGGGAGCGGCGCCTCGGCGATGCAAAGGAACTAGTGGAGACCTTTGTCCGCGGCTATGCCCTCAAGCTGCGGCCGGCATGCCTGATCGGGCGGTATCGGCATAGAAGATTCCAACCGAAGGTGATCTTGGGGGCTACCCAGCAAGTCCTGATGAACACGCAGGCGCGCTGGGCCGTCACTGGCGGCATGGCTGCAAAGCAGTTGACCGGACATCTTGAGCCGGACAATGTCACATTGTTCGTAGATGAGCAGGCAGAGCAGCACTTGAAAAAAATGGAGCCCTTGTTGCCCGACAAAAACGGCAACCTGACCTTGCTCAGACTCTTTGCCGATACCGCTATAGCCAAGCAAGCAGCCCAGGAATTCCCTCTTGCCACGCCCCTCTTGGTCTATGCAGACCTGCTGAATGAGGGGGGGCCGCGGGAAGTAGAGACCGCGCGGATGATTTACGATAAGTGGCTCGGGCCGGAGGGAAATCTTGGATAG
- a CDS encoding ATP-binding protein, whose translation MKKDVIAVVGAGKGGTAILETLLKMPDIVIRHVCDVDPDAPGMKAAREHGIAQDQDLEAVCRDEKVGLIFEATGSQAVYDRILALKHPHARVIGSEDAKIIFHLLDLQQGVSDTLSAYNLELDRRVQERTRELAQANATLQQINNEKTRYLMHSTHQLKAPFAAIQSYIDLILEGYVGRIEPRTREIVLKMQQRCMLLSEAIKEMLELANLKSVVRENIKMEEAPLEGIISSAVRHFTDLAASRKIRIAVAPLPPVGVSCNRNQILILLSTLLENAIHYSPDGSEIRVAAAAATDSGQVDISVQDHGIGIEKHLIGKIFDEYFRANSAVAVHEQGTGLGLAIAREIANIHGTMIWVQSEPGQGATFSFRLKTAAPQE comes from the coding sequence ATGAAGAAGGATGTGATCGCCGTGGTGGGCGCCGGCAAAGGCGGGACCGCCATCCTGGAGACCTTGCTCAAGATGCCGGACATCGTCATCCGGCACGTCTGCGACGTCGACCCCGACGCCCCGGGCATGAAGGCCGCGCGGGAGCACGGCATCGCGCAGGACCAGGACCTGGAGGCGGTCTGCCGGGACGAGAAGGTGGGCCTGATCTTCGAGGCCACCGGGAGCCAGGCGGTCTACGACAGGATCCTGGCCTTGAAGCATCCGCACGCGCGGGTGATCGGCTCCGAGGACGCGAAGATCATCTTCCACCTCCTCGACCTCCAGCAAGGCGTCTCCGACACGCTGAGCGCCTACAACCTGGAATTGGACCGCCGCGTGCAGGAGCGCACGCGGGAATTGGCGCAGGCCAACGCGACGCTCCAGCAGATCAACAACGAGAAGACGCGCTATCTGATGCACTCCACCCATCAGCTCAAGGCGCCCTTCGCCGCCATCCAAAGCTACATCGACCTGATCCTCGAAGGCTACGTGGGCCGCATCGAGCCCCGCACCCGGGAGATCGTCTTGAAGATGCAGCAGCGCTGCATGCTGCTCAGCGAGGCCATCAAGGAGATGCTGGAATTGGCGAATCTCAAGTCCGTGGTCCGGGAGAACATCAAGATGGAGGAGGCCCCGCTGGAGGGCATCATCTCCTCGGCCGTCCGGCACTTCACGGACCTGGCCGCCAGCCGGAAGATCCGGATCGCCGTGGCGCCCCTGCCGCCGGTGGGGGTGAGCTGCAACCGCAACCAGATTTTGATCCTGCTCTCGACCTTGCTCGAGAACGCCATCCACTATTCTCCGGACGGCTCCGAGATCCGGGTCGCGGCCGCGGCCGCGACCGATTCGGGCCAAGTGGACATATCCGTCCAGGACCACGGCATCGGCATCGAGAAGCATCTGATCGGCAAGATCTTCGACGAGTACTTCAGGGCCAACTCGGCCGTGGCGGTGCACGAGCAGGGCACCGGGCTCGGGCTGGCCATCGCCCGGGAGATCGCCAACATCCACGGCACGATGATCTGGGTGCAGAGCGAGCCGGGCCAGGGCGCCACCTTCTCTTTCCGGCTCAAGACCGCGGCGCCGCAGGAGTGA
- a CDS encoding PaaI family thioesterase gives MPLGDNERLRKLHAKTQESLHNTCLLCGTKNPVGFKLKFEVERVGMVSSEFFCHFRFEGYKGYLHGGVIASVIDSAMTNCLFSQGLAALTAELNLKYVAPVRCGKPATVKAWVVKSFPPLHALKAEIAQSGVVAATAEAKFMEDACLSRGLE, from the coding sequence ATGCCATTAGGCGATAACGAGAGACTGCGAAAGCTGCACGCAAAGACGCAGGAATCGCTTCATAACACCTGCCTGCTCTGCGGGACCAAGAACCCTGTAGGGTTCAAGCTGAAGTTTGAGGTCGAGCGGGTGGGGATGGTCTCATCCGAATTCTTCTGCCACTTCCGATTCGAGGGCTACAAGGGCTATCTTCACGGCGGCGTCATCGCTTCGGTCATCGACAGTGCCATGACCAACTGCCTCTTTTCCCAGGGCTTGGCCGCCCTGACCGCCGAGTTGAACCTCAAGTATGTAGCTCCCGTGCGTTGCGGGAAGCCTGCTACCGTCAAGGCATGGGTCGTCAAGTCGTTCCCGCCTCTGCACGCGCTCAAAGCCGAGATAGCCCAGAGCGGCGTGGTCGCCGCGACTGCTGAGGCCAAGTTCATGGAGGATGCGTGTTTGTCGCGCGGTTTAGAGTGA
- a CDS encoding DUF134 domain-containing protein: MPRPLKCRNIDGGPQACYFKPRGIPLTDLDEVRLKLDELEAIRLVDLRGLQQADAARRMNVSRQTVGLILASAHRKIADALAHGKALRIEGGPVRLTQRGPLAFRNRKTRKENTMRICIPTGTKEGLKAEVYGHFGSAPYFTVCDSKTLKCEIIDNGNVVHEHGMCNPLKAVGESKPDAVAVGGIGMGAIRGLNAAGIKVYISTEPTVEATVAAINAGKLKEADATMACGHHGKGGCH, from the coding sequence ATGCCAAGACCTCTCAAATGCCGCAACATCGACGGCGGACCCCAGGCCTGCTACTTCAAGCCGCGGGGCATCCCGCTGACCGACCTGGACGAAGTCCGGCTGAAGCTCGACGAACTCGAGGCCATCCGCCTGGTGGACCTGCGCGGTCTGCAGCAGGCCGATGCTGCGCGGAGGATGAACGTGTCCCGGCAGACCGTGGGGCTCATCCTGGCTTCGGCCCACCGGAAGATCGCCGACGCGTTGGCGCACGGGAAAGCATTGAGGATAGAAGGGGGGCCGGTACGGCTCACGCAACGGGGGCCTCTGGCTTTCCGAAATCGGAAGACTCGCAAGGAGAACACGATGAGAATCTGCATACCGACGGGTACCAAGGAAGGGCTCAAGGCCGAAGTCTACGGGCATTTCGGAAGCGCGCCCTATTTCACAGTCTGCGACAGCAAGACGTTGAAATGCGAGATCATCGACAACGGCAATGTCGTGCACGAGCACGGCATGTGCAATCCGCTCAAGGCCGTGGGCGAATCCAAGCCGGACGCCGTGGCCGTGGGCGGCATCGGCATGGGGGCCATCCGCGGGCTCAACGCCGCCGGGATCAAGGTCTATATCAGCACCGAGCCCACGGTCGAAGCGACCGTCGCGGCCATCAACGCGGGAAAGCTCAAGGAAGCTGATGCGACGATGGCTTGCGGCCACCATGGCAAGGGCGGATGCCATTAG
- a CDS encoding 4'-phosphopantetheinyl transferase superfamily protein, with protein sequence MMPPGARASILRYKRWQDRQAALFGRLLLLRALRMGFPDAGMQKWRSLGVTRYGKPCIPGGPEFSISHSGGMVVLAVTRSGAVGIDIEKIRAVDIGAFSRYLPEVANLREKYDADHASGFFFDCWTQKEAVLKGYGKGLLAPLEQVVIKEGAALLYGTTWFIKKLLIDEGYCCHIASDRLLEHVAVEPVDLMSGVL encoded by the coding sequence ATGATGCCCCCCGGGGCCCGTGCCTCGATCCTGCGCTACAAGCGTTGGCAAGACAGGCAGGCGGCCCTTTTTGGCAGATTGCTTCTGTTGAGGGCCTTGCGGATGGGCTTTCCTGATGCGGGGATGCAAAAATGGCGATCGCTGGGAGTCACCCGATATGGCAAGCCGTGCATCCCGGGAGGGCCGGAATTCAGTATTTCCCATTCGGGGGGAATGGTGGTCTTGGCAGTGACCCGCAGTGGAGCGGTCGGGATAGATATCGAGAAGATCCGTGCTGTCGATATAGGGGCTTTTTCGCGATACCTCCCTGAGGTCGCGAATCTGCGCGAGAAATATGATGCCGATCATGCCAGCGGCTTTTTTTTCGATTGCTGGACCCAGAAAGAGGCCGTTCTGAAGGGCTATGGGAAAGGTCTCTTGGCGCCTTTGGAACAAGTGGTCATCAAGGAGGGTGCGGCGCTCCTCTATGGGACGACATGGTTCATAAAGAAGCTGCTGATCGATGAGGGGTATTGCTGCCACATCGCGTCTGACAGACTGCTGGAGCATGTCGCTGTCGAACCCGTGGATCTGATGAGCGGTGTTCTTTGA
- a CDS encoding ABC transporter permease, with translation MKVDFSPGRALAVARKEIRHILRDPFTLALALGLPLVLVVFFGFAIDFDVRDITLVVRDSDKSRLSRQFADIFASSGYFRVVEPAPGSGVLRELDTARASGVLLIKPDFASRLAGGRTAQAQFVLDGADNTRASAILGYLPGILRAARSRLGQDAPAERITLSTRFLYNHELNTRWFVIPGLGVIVMGLLAIMLTALTVAREWENGSMELLLSTPVRPWEIILGKLAPYLALGLVGAVFIYLAARLGFGVPFRGSHLLYFLLCLLFLTASLAQGLLISVATRQQQLAMQLSIITGLLPSLLLSGFVFPIESMPAFFQYFTSILSQKWFMMISRGLFLQGSAALDLARPILGLSVIAAFLLAMAAKRFKRDLEP, from the coding sequence ATGAAGGTCGATTTCTCCCCGGGCCGGGCTCTGGCCGTCGCCCGCAAGGAGATCCGCCACATCCTGCGCGATCCCTTCACTCTGGCGCTGGCCCTGGGCCTGCCCCTGGTCCTGGTCGTGTTCTTCGGCTTCGCCATAGACTTCGACGTGCGCGACATCACGCTCGTGGTCCGCGACTCGGACAAGTCCCGCTTATCGCGGCAGTTCGCGGACATTTTCGCGAGCTCCGGGTATTTCCGGGTCGTCGAGCCGGCCCCGGGCAGCGGGGTCCTGCGCGAGCTGGACACGGCGCGCGCCAGCGGCGTCCTGCTGATCAAGCCGGACTTCGCCAGCCGCTTGGCCGGCGGACGCACGGCGCAAGCCCAGTTCGTCCTGGACGGTGCGGACAACACCCGCGCCAGCGCCATCCTGGGCTATCTGCCGGGCATACTGCGGGCGGCCCGGAGCAGGCTCGGCCAGGACGCCCCGGCCGAGCGCATCACACTGTCTACGCGGTTCCTCTACAACCACGAGCTCAACACGCGCTGGTTCGTCATCCCGGGCCTGGGGGTCATCGTCATGGGCCTGCTGGCCATCATGCTGACGGCCCTGACCGTGGCCCGCGAATGGGAGAACGGCTCCATGGAGCTCCTGCTCTCCACGCCGGTGCGGCCCTGGGAGATCATCCTGGGCAAGCTCGCTCCCTATCTGGCCTTGGGCCTGGTCGGCGCGGTGTTCATCTATCTCGCGGCGCGGCTGGGCTTCGGGGTCCCCTTCCGCGGCAGCCACCTGCTCTACTTCCTGCTCTGCCTGCTGTTCTTGACCGCGAGCCTGGCCCAGGGCCTGCTCATCTCGGTGGCGACCCGCCAGCAGCAGCTGGCCATGCAGCTCTCCATCATCACGGGCCTGCTGCCCTCGCTGCTGCTCTCCGGCTTCGTCTTCCCCATCGAGAGCATGCCGGCCTTCTTCCAGTACTTCACCTCCATCCTCTCACAGAAATGGTTCATGATGATATCGCGCGGCCTCTTCCTCCAGGGCTCCGCAGCGCTGGACCTCGCCCGGCCCATCCTGGGGCTGAGCGTCATCGCGGCTTTCCTCCTGGCCATGGCGGCGAAACGCTTCAAGCGGGACCTGGAGCCATGA
- a CDS encoding sigma-70 family RNA polymerase sigma factor, producing the protein MEPEAELIARSKKGDGKAFSALVSRYEDRIFNLAHKVCAGMPAEAEDVYQETFLTAFKKLSLFREDSNLGTWLYRIASNLCWMRLRKKRAEPVVPILDHPHHHDDEPDPSSGDQFRDWSDGPEELSRKKALRQAVEAALADLPVDYRLVVVLRDIEGLSAEETAKVMKLSVAAVKSRLHRGRLFLRDRLDKAVAR; encoded by the coding sequence GTGGAGCCCGAGGCGGAGCTCATCGCCAGGAGCAAGAAGGGTGACGGAAAGGCGTTCTCCGCCTTGGTCTCCCGCTACGAGGACAGGATCTTCAACCTGGCCCACAAGGTTTGCGCCGGCATGCCCGCCGAGGCCGAGGACGTCTACCAGGAGACCTTCCTGACCGCGTTCAAGAAGCTCTCGCTTTTCCGCGAGGACTCCAACCTGGGCACCTGGCTCTACCGCATCGCCTCGAACCTCTGCTGGATGCGCTTGCGCAAGAAGCGAGCGGAACCCGTGGTCCCTATACTCGACCATCCTCATCATCATGACGACGAGCCGGACCCGTCCTCCGGCGACCAATTCCGGGATTGGTCCGACGGCCCGGAAGAGCTGTCCCGCAAGAAAGCCCTGCGCCAGGCGGTCGAGGCCGCTTTGGCGGACCTTCCGGTGGACTACCGCCTGGTCGTGGTCCTGCGCGACATAGAGGGGCTTTCGGCCGAAGAGACGGCCAAGGTCATGAAGCTCTCCGTGGCCGCGGTCAAATCCCGCCTGCACCGCGGGCGGCTGTTCCTGCGGGACCGTCTGGACAAGGCGGTGGCGCGATGA
- a CDS encoding type IV toxin-antitoxin system AbiEi family antitoxin encodes MKNPEKHGKLPELLSTWPKGAVAVQSWLEKQGISRQLADRYCRSHWLRRIGRGAYARLNESVEWTGALYAVQKQLGLPIHGGGKTALQLQGYGHYLPVGQGEVVSLFGPPRRRLPAWFARRDWGVKVRHTATNLFQNGPEEGLTPKDMSGYSILLSAPERAILEFLDQVPREESFDEAKLLMEGLTTLRPQLVQGLLEACRSVKAKRLFLLLAELCEHSWAAKLDLKRVNLGKGKRMLAKHGHLDPKYLITVPFRRREQERTAT; translated from the coding sequence ATGAAAAATCCAGAAAAGCACGGCAAACTTCCAGAGCTGCTCAGTACATGGCCCAAGGGGGCTGTAGCCGTTCAATCATGGCTTGAGAAACAGGGGATATCGCGGCAACTGGCGGATCGCTACTGCCGCTCTCATTGGCTTCGCCGCATAGGCCGCGGTGCCTACGCGCGGCTCAACGAAAGCGTGGAGTGGACCGGCGCTCTTTATGCGGTGCAGAAGCAACTCGGCCTGCCCATCCACGGCGGAGGCAAGACGGCATTGCAGCTTCAAGGATATGGCCACTATCTGCCCGTGGGCCAGGGAGAGGTCGTTTCTCTCTTTGGCCCGCCCAGGCGAAGGCTTCCGGCGTGGTTTGCGAGGCGCGATTGGGGTGTCAAAGTCCGGCATACCGCGACGAACCTGTTCCAAAACGGCCCGGAAGAAGGATTGACTCCCAAGGACATGAGCGGCTACTCGATACTGCTGTCCGCTCCGGAGCGGGCCATACTCGAGTTCCTCGACCAGGTGCCTCGGGAGGAGTCATTCGACGAGGCGAAGCTCTTGATGGAAGGCCTGACCACATTGAGGCCCCAGTTGGTGCAGGGATTGTTGGAAGCCTGCCGCTCGGTGAAGGCGAAGCGGCTCTTCCTCCTGTTGGCCGAGTTGTGCGAGCATTCCTGGGCGGCTAAGCTCGACCTCAAGAGAGTCAACCTGGGGAAAGGCAAGCGTATGCTCGCTAAGCACGGCCACTTGGACCCGAAGTACCTGATAACCGTGCCGTTCCGGCGCCGCGAACAGGAGAGGACTGCGACATGA
- a CDS encoding response regulator, which yields MKKIYIVDDDRNIVESIRIVLEAHGYAVAAQYDEKDVVANLAAQKADAVILDVMFPENPDAGFEIARQLRGDQRTAKVPILMLSAINEKGVYAGTFSNKDRDDSWLPINQFIEKPIKPKQLLQILEAALKGTPQPKA from the coding sequence ATGAAAAAGATCTACATCGTGGATGACGACCGGAACATCGTCGAATCCATACGCATCGTCCTGGAGGCTCACGGCTACGCGGTGGCGGCCCAATACGACGAGAAGGACGTGGTCGCCAACCTCGCCGCCCAGAAGGCCGACGCCGTGATCCTCGACGTCATGTTCCCCGAGAACCCCGACGCCGGCTTCGAGATCGCCCGCCAGCTCCGCGGCGACCAGCGCACCGCGAAGGTCCCCATCCTCATGCTCTCGGCCATCAACGAGAAAGGCGTCTACGCCGGCACGTTCTCCAACAAGGACCGCGACGACTCCTGGCTGCCCATCAACCAATTCATCGAGAAGCCGATCAAGCCCAAGCAGTTGCTGCAGATCCTGGAGGCGGCCCTGAAGGGGACGCCGCAGCCGAAGGCTTGA